From Anaerolineae bacterium, the proteins below share one genomic window:
- a CDS encoding Phenylalanyl-tRNA synthetase alpha chain: MLDQLDEIEQNALKALQQIEAEQALEGWRVSYLGRNSPLMRVFDALGSLPKEERPQVGRRANEVKRALEEAYQQRAEALRQEALQRALHGERLDVTLPGRPLVRGRYHPLNQTLRRIFTIFAEMGFQVYRSRDIESDEFNFQLLNFPPHHPAREMQDSFYLDLPHPPDNPILFRTHTSPGQIRAMREFAAQNPANPPSVRIVLPGMCARYEQITARSEIQFQQVEGLAIGKAITFSDLKGTLTDFAQRMFGKEVRSRFRASHFPFTEPSAEMDIECFVCGGAGCAVCKRSGWLEILGCGMVHPVVLQNGGYDPTRYSGFAFGMGVERITMLSYGIEDIRYFYGNDLRFLEQFG, translated from the coding sequence ATGCTTGATCAACTGGATGAAATCGAACAAAACGCTCTCAAAGCCTTGCAGCAAATTGAGGCAGAGCAGGCATTAGAGGGCTGGCGGGTGAGCTACCTGGGGCGCAATTCCCCCTTAATGCGCGTTTTCGACGCTCTGGGTAGCTTACCCAAAGAGGAGCGCCCTCAGGTAGGCCGGCGGGCGAACGAGGTCAAACGGGCTCTCGAAGAAGCCTACCAGCAAAGGGCAGAAGCCCTGCGCCAGGAGGCTTTGCAGCGCGCTCTGCACGGCGAACGCCTGGACGTCACGCTGCCCGGCAGGCCACTTGTGCGCGGCCGTTACCATCCCCTCAACCAGACCCTGCGACGCATCTTTACCATTTTTGCCGAGATGGGATTTCAAGTCTATCGCTCACGCGATATTGAAAGCGATGAGTTCAACTTTCAACTCTTGAATTTCCCACCCCATCATCCGGCGCGCGAAATGCAGGATTCTTTCTACCTCGACTTGCCTCATCCTCCCGATAATCCGATTTTATTCCGCACCCATACCTCTCCTGGACAGATCCGCGCCATGCGCGAGTTTGCTGCCCAAAACCCGGCCAATCCACCCTCCGTGCGCATTGTGTTGCCCGGCATGTGCGCCCGCTATGAACAAATTACCGCCCGATCCGAAATTCAATTCCAGCAGGTTGAAGGGTTGGCAATCGGAAAAGCCATCACCTTTAGCGATTTGAAAGGCACCCTGACCGATTTTGCTCAGCGGATGTTCGGTAAAGAGGTGCGCAGTCGCTTTCGCGCTTCGCATTTTCCCTTCACCGAGCCAAGCGCTGAGATGGATATCGAATGCTTCGTCTGCGGTGGTGCAGGCTGTGCAGTATGTAAGCGCAGCGGCTGGCTGGAGATCCTCGGTTGCGGCATGGTACACCCGGTGGTATTACAAAACGGCGGCTATGATCCTACCCGATATAGCGGTTTTGCTTTTGGGATGGGGGTTGAGCGAATTACCATGCTGAGCTATGGGATCGAGGACATTCGTTATTTCTATGGAAACGATCTTCGTTTTTTGGAGCAGTTCGGATGA